A genomic window from Anaerobranca gottschalkii DSM 13577 includes:
- a CDS encoding RNA-guided endonuclease InsQ/TnpB family protein: MKVNRVEKHIIYPKNPYYQMLDEYCFKSKNLYNFANYQIRQKFCKEGKYISYNQMDKLLKQEGMDNDYRNMPTAQSAQQTLKLLDKNWKSFFKAIKDWSKNKEKYTGRPKLPKYLPKNGRNVLILTSQDCKLKDNKIIFPKGFNGLTLKTKVDNLQQIRILPRNNHIVIEVVYQIEIPETRKDNGRLISIDIGLDNFATISNNVGVKPIILNGKGLKSINQYYNKKISHYRQIAKRMN; encoded by the coding sequence TCAAATGTTAGACGAATATTGTTTTAAATCTAAGAACCTATACAACTTTGCAAACTATCAAATAAGGCAAAAATTTTGTAAAGAAGGCAAATATATCTCCTACAATCAAATGGACAAGCTATTAAAACAAGAAGGAATGGATAATGATTACAGAAATATGCCAACAGCACAATCTGCCCAACAAACATTAAAATTATTAGATAAAAATTGGAAGTCCTTTTTCAAAGCTATTAAAGATTGGAGTAAAAATAAAGAAAAATATACGGGAAGACCAAAACTACCTAAATACTTACCTAAAAATGGTAGGAATGTATTGATTTTAACAAGTCAAGACTGCAAATTAAAGGATAATAAAATAATTTTTCCTAAAGGGTTTAATGGTTTAACATTAAAGACAAAAGTAGATAATCTGCAACAAATTAGAATACTACCAAGAAACAATCATATTGTTATTGAAGTAGTTTATCAAATAGAAATTCCTGAAACAAGAAAAGATAATGGTAGGTTAATTAGTATTGATATTGGTTTAGATAACTTTGCAACCATAAGTAATAATGTAGGTGTAAAACCTATAATACTGAATGGTAAGGGTCTAAAATCAATAAATCAATACTACAACAAAAAAATAAGTCATTATCGTCAAATAGCAAAAAGAATGAATA